Proteins encoded within one genomic window of Strix uralensis isolate ZFMK-TIS-50842 chromosome 32, bStrUra1, whole genome shotgun sequence:
- the LOC141936314 gene encoding claw keratin-like: MSCSSLCNTTCGVAAPAPLADTCNEPCVRQCPDSTVVIQPPASVVTFPGPILSSFPQQSVVGSAGVPGVGSGYGGSFGGRGYGGWGGYGGYGGWGGYGGYGGYGGHGGYGGYGGCGYGGWGGSHRYLNGNCSPC, encoded by the coding sequence atgtcctgctccagcctgtgcaACACGACCTGTGGGGTGGCCgccccagccccactggctgacacttgcaatgagccctgtgtgcggcagtgccccgactccaCGGTGGTGATCCAGCCCCCGGCCTCGGTGGTCACCTTCCCCgggcccatcctcagctccttcccacagcaaAGTGTTGTTGGCTCAGCGGGAGTGCCTGGTGTTGGATCTGGCTATGGCGGCAGTTTTGGAGGCCGTGGCTATGGTGGTTGGGGTGGCTATGGAGGctatggtggctggggaggctaTGGAGgttatgggggttatgggggccATGGAGGCTATGGAGGCTATGGGGGCTGTGGATATGGTGGCTGGGGCGGATCCCACAGGTACCTCAATGGCAACTGTTCTCCCTGCTAA